A single Eleginops maclovinus isolate JMC-PN-2008 ecotype Puerto Natales chromosome 5, JC_Emac_rtc_rv5, whole genome shotgun sequence DNA region contains:
- the LOC134864349 gene encoding inositol 1,4,5-trisphosphate receptor-interacting protein yields MMQDILLRVFVVALGLLTYPREDPGVEELDDFTTVGMQKHEERLLREEEKMAPANEEIMHTDNGDPPDGFYPDQYVTEKITDLEDVTVTKQESEEDVADHNVNFTEIQPQNPQSEPETVLKTSQIAQDLSGNVQFDEKSTEDTQTDSSFPDPGSPQGPQEKPEVIGSNEQESPSSPLHTVTSEKKSSEKDIADWERDYLWYLWNALSLISMIRFFRKYLGKNSQMKQEETKALSVTCTSAEVLLPDSATLQQFHSKCIQVSSDKWKEFLEGFASDLLEAMRAVCDINGGMVIEDIQIVDMCNIIVPFTPPDPYSFKCLLNQASDQLPDMQACGQIKLVENNTIQHGCPCQSPNSEDMVCLLHCETEKVKTKKIDGLLCVKNSPFLSKLKVTTWFQSTIKQAWEQISHKYEFELNIRYISAPGALVVRFRSGKTVSFRMNPVVKIHTDAHFFINPNSNGFDTFWALSLTIYEDRFLEHISKRLPVNSCHRQTLEIAHFLHKRQTAISGNSSLRNIHFKTALMHLVFTKDPSEWKPNFLTCRLQDLLAFMERSLKKKQLQHILIGNPLRQRVIELPAEFTQAKTVNLFHPLVAHNCIYRNAVVHFQEMLRNAHMLINDYVKCIEGTNCAT; encoded by the coding sequence ATGATGCAAGATATTCTGCTGCGAGTGTTTGTGGTGGCTCTGGGTCTCCTAACATATCCAAGGGAGGACCCCGGGGTTGAGGAATTGGACGATTTCACCACAGTGGGCATGCAGAAGCATGAAGAGAGGCTgctgagagaagaagagaaaatggCCCCTGCCAACGAAGAAATTATGCATACTGACAATGGAGATCCTCCTGATGGCTTTTACCCTGATCAATATGTTACTGAAAAAATAACTGATTTAGAAGATGTGACTGTCACCAAACAAGAATCAGAGGAAGACGTTGCTGACCACAACGTCAATTTTACAGAAATTCAACCACAAAATCCCCAAAGTGAACCTGAAACAGTTCTGAAAACTTCCCAAATTGCCCAGGATCTTAGTGGAAATGTACAGTTTGATGAGAAAAGTACAGAAGACACCCAGACTGATAGCTCTTTTCCAGATCCAGGAAGCCCACAAGGACCACAGGAAAAACCTGAAGTGATTGGTTCGAATGAACAAGAATCCCCTTCATCACCCCTTCACACTGTGAcatcagaaaagaaaagttCAGAGAAGGACATAGCTGACTGGGAGCGGGATTACCTCTGGTACTTATGGAATGCACTCTCTCTAATTTCCATGATCCGCTTCTTTAGGAAATACCTCGGGAAAAATTCCCaaatgaaacaggaagaaaCCAAGGCCTTATCTGTGACCTGCACTTCTGCTGAAGTGCTGCTACCAGACAGCGCCACTCTGCAACAATTTCATTCTAAATGTATTCAAGTCTCATCTGATAAGTGGAAGGAGTTTTTGGAGGGGTTTGCAAGTGATCTATTGGAGGCCATGAGGGCCGTCTGTGATATAAATGGTGGTATGGTGATTGAAGACATTCAGATAGTTGACATGTGCAATATCATTGTCCCTTTTACCCCTCCAGATCCTTATAGTTTCAAGTGTCTGCTCAATCAGGCAAGTGACCAGCTCCCAGATATGCAAGCATGTGGTCAAATCAAACTAGTGGAAAATAATACCATACAACATGGCTGCCCCTGCCAGTCTCCTAATTCAGAGGACATGGTGTGCTTACTGCATTGTGAGACTGAGAAAGTAAAGACGAAAAAGATTGATGGCCTTCTCTGCGTGAAGAACTCCCCCTTTCTGTCAAAATTGAAAGTTACAACATGGTTTCAGAGCACCATCAAACAAGCATGGGAACAGATTTCTCACAAGTATGAGTTTGAGTTGAACATTCGCTACATCAGTGCTCCAGGTGCTCTGGTTGTTCGATTTAGATCGGGAAAGACGGTTAGCTTCAGAATGAATCCCGTCGTTAAAATCCACACTGATGCTCATTTCTTCATTAATCCAAACTCCAATGGCTTTGATACTTTCTGGGCGCTCTCCTTGACCATCTATGAGGATCGTTTCTTGGAGCACATCTCTAAACGTCTGCCTGTAAACTCATGCCACAGACAAACTCTTGAAATTGCACATTTCCTTCATAAGAGACAGACCGCAATTTCAGGAAATAGTTCTCTCAGGAATATCCATTTTAAAACTGCACTAATGCATCTCGTTTTTACCAAAGACCCATCAGAGTGGAAACCCAACTTTTTGACTTGTAGGCTACAAGACTTATTAGCCTTCATGGAGAGAAGCCTCAAGAAAAAGCAGCTGCAACACATTCTCATTGGGAACCCTTTAAGGCAGAGGGTTATTGAACTTCCAGCTGAATTTACCCAGGCAAAGACAGTGAATCTCTTCCATCCCCTTGTGGCACACAACTGCATCTACAGAAATGCTGTGGTTCATTTTCAGGAAATGCTTAGAAATGCACACATGCTGATTAATGATTATGTCAAGTGTATTGAGGGTACCAATTGTGCCACTTAA
- the LOC134864352 gene encoding ras-related protein Rab-40C-like, with product MRGMMGTQSSPVKSYDYLLKFLLVGDSDVGKGEILESLQDGPVESPYAYSSGIDYKTTTILLDGRRVKLELWDTSGQGRFCTIFRSYSRGAQGILLVYDITNNWSFDGIDRWIREIDEHAPGVPRILVGNRLHLAFKRQVPTEQARAYAEKNSMTFFEVSPLCNFNVIESFTELSRIVLMRHGMEKFWRPNRVFSLQDLCCRSIVSCTPVHLIDKLPLPVAIKSHLKSFSMANGMNAVMMHGRSYSVANSSASGSSGCGGGSKGNSLKRSTSFRPPQSPPKSSSSSSKGNCKIS from the exons ATGCGGGGGATGATGGGGACCCAGAGTAGTCCAGTGAAGAGTTACGACTATCTCCTGAAGTTCCTTTTGGTCGGAGATAGCGATGTTGGGAAGGGAGAAATCTTGGAAAGTTTACAAGACGGACCAGTGGAGTCTCCCTATGCCTACAGCAGTG GCATTGATTACAAGACAACTACTATCCTGCTTgatggaagaagagtgaaattAGAGTTATG GGACACATCTGGGCAAGGCAGATTCTGCACCATCTTCAGGTCTTACTCTCGTGGAGCACAG gGGATCTTGCTTGTGTATGACATCACTAACAACTGGTCGTTTGATGGCATAGACCGCTGGATACGGGAGATCGATGAG CATGCACCAGGTGTACCCAGGATCCTGGTGGGAAATCGTCTTCACCTGGCTTTCAAGCGGCAGGTGCCAACAGAGCAGGCTCGCGCCTATGCGGAGAAGAACAGCATGACTTTCTTTGAGGTCAGTCCGCTGTGCAACTTCAACGTCATCGAATCCTTCACAGAACTTTCACGCATTGTGCTGATGAGGCACGGGATGGAGAAATTCTGGAGGCCCAACAGAG TCTTTAGCCTCCAGGACCTGTGCTGCCGTTCCATCGTCTCCTGCACCCCTGTGCACCTCATTGACAAGCTGCCCCTCCCTGTCGCCATCAAGTCCCACCTCAAGTCTTTCTCCATGGCCAACGGCATGAACGCGGTCATGATGCACGGACGTTCATATTCGGTGGCCAACAGTTCAGCATCTGGGAGTAGCGGCTGCGGTGGTGGGAGCAAGGGCAACAGCCTGAAACGCTCCACATCGTTCAGGCCTCCACAGAGTCCTCCGAAGAGCTCGTCATCATCCTCTAAGGGGAACTGTAAGATCTCGTAG
- the LOC134864351 gene encoding calcium homeostasis modulator protein 1, with translation MDKFRMMFQFLQSNQESFMNGICGIMALASAQMYSAFEFSCPCMPEYNYNYGIGLLIIPSIWFFLLGFVLNNNVSVLAEEWKRPTGKRHKDPTILRYMFCSITQRSLIAPAVWVSVTLMDGKSFLCAFSINLDIEKFGNYSIMRGLTETEKLKLLARIPCKDLFEHQEIRVAASRYIKCISQACGWMFLLMMTLSAFLIRAIRPCFTQAAFLKTKYWSHYIDIERKMFDDTCKEHAKSFAKVCIHQYFENISGEMQSLHHHRSGKDDSDNEEEDKRSDEDKLLGIRAQDDMNKVLWNWHTCKPPLALRKEQMGGESNGNQNGNAKGAANGLVNGHTHEVEKKEWAVYYSKV, from the exons ATGGATAAGTTTCGTATGATGTTCCAGTTCCTCCAATCCAACCAGGAATCTTTTATGAATGGGATCTGCGGTATCATGGCACTTGCCAGTGCCCAGATGTACTCGGCCTTCGAGTTCAGCTGCCCCTGTATGCCAGAATACAACTACAACTATGGGATCGGACTGCTCATTATCCCATCCATATGGTTCTTTCTGTTAGGCTTTGTGTTGAACAATAACGTGTCAGTGCTTGCGGAGGAATGGAAAAGACCGACTGGGAAACGGCACAAGGATCCAACGATCCTTCGCTACATGTTTTGCTCCATCACACAGAGGTCCTTGATAGCACCTGCAGTGTGGGTCTCCGTCACCCTCATGGATGGGAAAAGCTTCCTCTGTGCTTTCAGCATCAACTTGGACATTGAAAAGTTTGGGAATTACAGCATCATGAGGGGgttaacagaaacagagaagcTCAAACTCCTGGCCAGGATTCCGTGTAAAGACCTATTTGAGCACCAGGAAATACGGGTGGCGGCCTCGCGATACATCAAGTGTATATCACAG GCATGTGGATGGATGTTTCTGCTTATGATGACCTTATCGGCCTTCCTGATCCGAGCTATTCGTCCATGCTTTACTCAAGCCGCCTTCCTCAAGACCAAGTACTGGTCCCATTACATTGACATTGAGCGCAAGATGTTCGATGACACCTGCAAGGAGCACGCAAAGAGTTTCGCCAAGGTTTGCATTCACCAGTACTTTGAGAACATCAGCGGGGAGATGCAAAGCCTCCACCACCATCGCTCCGGCAAGGATGACAGTGACAACGAAGAGGAGGATAAGAGGAGTGACGAAGATAAGCTTCTGGGTATCAGGGCGCAGGATGACATGAATAAGGTTTTATGGAACTGGCACACCTGTAAGCCACCTCTGGCTCTGAGAAAGGAGCAAATGGGGGGTGAAAGCAATGGCAATCAGAATGGGAACGCCAAGGGAGCTGCCAATGGACTTGTAAATGGACACACCCATgaagtggaaaaaaaggaatgggCAGTGTACTACAGTAAGGTCTGA
- the zp3c gene encoding zona pellucida sperm-binding protein 3, whose protein sequence is MAPMHAVILLVVFCSAYCYQSRERARYGPLLRNPVREWVRMEKVISEEKSEDLAPTFLRAANGVSTKLAPRRVPEYLVVSSSEDQTSAFKPEKGARPLPSSITDMLLKTATTTIASGTTARPQMIEILCHVDRMYVRVRKEIFKYTQAWKSLKLGTCPVNQGTRLHYYFLYLLTDKCGFKTENNADYRAINNVINYQPTTVVLREMQFTIPVQCKFPRLFHSYKVGFYPELKGGSVLKKLTPKSSFTLTPQDESGAEVAAGKSFVLGQPMYFVAKKLEKAASTGEMRMYINKCFMTASQDSTSTPKYTVIDNHGCMIDSKVSLLSKFITGTSKISQKFSISALIFKDKVSTSSKSQQLYMHCDISMGAVTPTAKSKACNYDSATKKWKELYGDASVCTCCETTCSSATPKATRTMISTHSGRWTWTREMERRSFIPV, encoded by the exons ATGGCGCCTATGCATGCTGTGATTTTGTTAGTGGTGTTTTGTTCTGCCTACTGTTATCAGTCCAGAGAAAGAGCTCGCTATGGCCCGCTTCTGCGAAACCCTGTTCGAGAGTGGGTGAGAATGGAGAAAGTAATAAGTGAAGAAAAGAGTGAGGACCTTGCACCGACATTCCTGAGGGCAGCAAATGGTGTATCTACAAAACTTGCACCAAGGCGAGTTCCTGAGTATCTGGTTGTATCTTCCTCCGAAGACCAGACAAGTGCATTCAAACCAGAAAAGGGTGCCAGACCCCTACCATCCTCGATCACAGACATGCTACTTAAGACTGCCACCACTACTATTGCATCCGGAACAACAGCCAGGCCACAGATGATAGAAATTTTGTGCCATGTTGACAGAATGTATGTCAGAGTAAGGAAAGAGATCTTTAAGTACACACAGGCATGGAAATCCCTTAAACTAGGCACCTGTCCTGTCAACCAAGGGACCAGACTGCATTACTACTTCCTGTACCTACTGACAGATAAATGTGGATTCAAGACAGAG AATAATGCAGATTACCGGGCGATTAACAATGTGATCAACTATCAGCCAACCACTGTAGTTTTACGAGAAATGCAATTTACCATTCCTGTGCAGTGTAAATTTCCCAG GTTGTTTCACTCCTATAAAGTCGGCTTCTACCCGGAACTGAAGGGaggcagtgttttaaaaaaactcaCACCAAAGAGCAGCTTCACCCTTACTCCTCAAGATG AATCTGGCGCTGAAGTCGCTGCTGGCAAATCCTTCGTCTTGGGCCAGCCAATGTACTTTGTGGCCAAGAAACTCGAGAAGGCGGCATCCACTGGAGAGATGAGGATGTACATCAACAAGTGCTTCATGACTGCCTCCCAAGACTCTACCTCGACACCGAAATATACAGTCATTGACAACCATGG CTGCATGATTGATAGCAAGGTGTCGTTGCTGTCAAAGTTTATCACCGGTACCTCAAAGATCTCTCAGAAATTCAGCATCAGTGCCTTGATTTTCAAGGACAAGGTTTCTACTTCATCTAAATCACAG CAACTCTACATGCACTGTGATATCTCCATGGGGGCTGTGACTCCAACTGCCAAGTCAAAGGCTTGCAACTATGATTCAGCTACCAAGAA GTGGAAGGAGCTGTATGGGGATGCTTCTGTGTGCACCTGCTGTGAAACAACCTGCTCCTCTGCAACTCCTAAGG CTACTAGGACTATGATCTCCACTCACTCTGGAAGGTGGACCTGGACAAGAGAGATGGAAAGGCGGAGCTTCATCCCAGTATGA